A segment of the Mogibacterium diversum genome:
ATAAGGGAATACAGATCAATGTGGATGAACTACGAGGTGCGGCATTGGTTCACGACGTGTTAAGAACAGAAAAAGATCACGATAAGCTTGGAGCCGAAGTATTGATGAATATGAATCTTCCACATGAGGCCGAGCTTGTGAGACGCCATATGACTTATCATCCATTTAATCATGCGGATAGGTTTAAGGAGATAGATATACTCTGCCTTGCGGACCGCCTGGTCAAGGAGGATTGCTATGTCGGACTCGACGAGAGGATGCAGTACTTAATAGATAAGCCAGGAAAGACGCCAGCGCGAACTGAGCGAATCCTGAAAGCGAAAGCTCATACGCAGGGGATAATAGATGAACTAGAGGAAGTCCTTGGGATCACACTCGACGAACTGTGCCATAAAGATGTTAAATAGATATGGTGTAAAATATTTAATTTTATGCAGTTTATTTACTTGAATAGTCAATTGTAAAATTAGTATAATCTAGTGATCGTATAGCGTGTATACAGATGCGCATTTGAATACTTCGGAGTATGCTTATCTCATCTGTATTTTTATTAATGAGGGAGGGAATATGAACAAGAAGAGATGTAGAAGCATCCTGCTTTCGCTGGCTTTGATGTGCAGCATGATCATTACCGTTATGCCACTTTCAGCGTTTGCAGAATCAACTACTACGACTCAGATAGCTCCGGCTTCGAGGACATATAAGGTTCGTCATATCAGGCAGGGCCTTAATGGAAGCTATAGTGATGAGTCAATGGCTGAATACGAGAGACTTACTGGGAATGTAGGAGAAAGGACTAATGCATCTGCAAACCGCTCATACAGCGGATTTCAGGCTTTAGTCCCAGAGCAGGTAAAGATTGCTCCTAGTGGAGATATTACGGTTTCCGTTTATTATGCTAGAAGATCCTATACAACATATTTTAAAACTGGGGACACATCGAAGGATTTCTATAAGACGTATGTGTACGGTGCAGTACAGACTGCTCCGCCAAGTCCGGTTATACCTGGAAAGAACTTTGTCCGCTGGACATATAAAGACGATAATGGTGTATGGAAGACATGGACTCCGAGTACACAACCTGCAAAGGATGTTACCGTATATGCGGAGTATGACGTTCCAGCGCAGGCAGAGTACGTTATAAATTATTGGTACCAGAACAACACGGATGAAGTTAATACACCGGATGATCAGAAGACATATACGCTTTTTGATCATGAAACTAAGACTCAGAATGTTAATACACCAGTGGTTTACAATGGTGAGACTCGTGAGAATACATACGTAAAATACAATCAGGCTAAGACAGATGCTGAAAACGCAGGCAAGGTAGTGGGAGCAGATGGTAAGACTGTTGTAAATGTATATTACGATCGCCCTGTGATGACTTTTACGAAAGTATATTACAACTTAACTACAGGTGCTGAAGAGAAGAGAGAAGATTTTAAGGGTATATATGGCCACTCTACAAATGGCATATTCTCCCTTGAGCCAGAGTTAAGGTGGACTACGAGAGATGATCCGGATAGTTATACTACGGAGAAGAGTTCTTTTTCAGTTGCTCCAAATTTTATGACAGGTCCTTATAATGCGGAATTTCATGCTAGAAGAACAGCGGTGGTAGTTCAGAAGGCAATCTATGTCATCATCCACAACCAGAATGTTGATGGAACATGGACAAAGGATATGTCCAGCACTAAGAGTCAAAAGAATACAGAGAGATATTCAAATTTCTATACGTATTTCACATCTGGACTAGCTTATAAGTACATATTCTACTACTGGACAAATGGCGAAAATGATTTCACTACAGATGTTAGTGCTGCGAACCCAGCCTTGAATCCGTACACCTCAAATAGCCGTATATATATACTAAGAAATAACCAGCTAGTAAACGACTATGACGGTGATGGTGTGGAATATCTGCATGCATATGCGGAAAGGGTGCAGTACCAGCTTCGCTTTATAAATGCAGATAATGCATCGGTGACGATGTACAGTGGGGCTCCGCTCTCTTCTCTAGCGAAGTCTTCTCTAGATAATCCTATTAGGCCAGCATCGGTTCCAGCACACTATGTATTTGCAGGATGGTACACGGATGCGAGCTTCAAGGATAGTACGAAGCTGACAGATGATGCAAAGATTGGTACTCAAGACTATTTCCTTTACGCAAAGTGGGAGGAGCCTCATGTAAAGGTCACTGTAGTTAGCAACGGTGCAGTTTCTGAACTTCCGTCAACGATTGACATCCCTAAGATGGGAAGCGTTTATAGAGATTTGCCTATGATTCCTTCCAAGAATGGATATTGGTTCGACGGATGGTATAAGGATGCAGCTTTCACAGTTCCTTTTGATGTTAATGAAGCAATCGCAAGCGATACTATTATCTATGCAAAATGGTCGTCGCGTAAACCAGCAAATTGGGAAGTTAGATATGTCGATGCGATGGGAAGAACCTTGGCGAGAAGCATTAGAGGAACTGATAATTTGTACGATGTGCTCTACAAGGAAGCGTTAAATATTCCGGGCTACGCTGTGGACTTCTCGAGTAAGAATATCACTCTTTCGAATGATGACTCGGAAAACGTAATCGAGTTCGTATATACCGCAAAGCCTAGAACTGTACATAGAGTAAATAGAGTTAGTGATGCACCGAAGACAGGGGATGATAATAGCATTGGTCTAAGCATGGTGCTACTAGCATCATCTGTTATGGGATTGATATTTGCATTATACCGTAGAAAGAGGAGCGCACAATAACAGCGATGCTGCTTCTAATAAAGTCAAGCAGGAGCCAATCGGCTCCTGCTTATCTTATGAGTTTATTTTTCTTTAATATAGCATGAGTGATATGCTAGACAATTTTTCCGCCACCTACGACATAGTCGCCATCGTATACAACGACTGACTGCCCTTTTGTTATGGCGCGCTGAGGTTCATCGAATACTATTTTAACTTCAGTTTCGCTTAGAGGCGTAATGGTGGCTGGTGCCTCTTTGTGCTTATATCTAATTCGCGCTTTAGCTCTGAAAGGCGCATCTGGGCAGGCGATTGAAACCCAGTTGAAATTATGTGCAGTCAGCTCTCTTTTGAATAGATCTTCGTTTGAACCGAGCACTACCTCGTTGTTATCCACATCGATATATTGTACATACATCGGGTGCTTAAGTGCGAGTCCAAGTCCCTTGCGCTGACCGACTGTATAATGGATTATCCCCCTGTGGATGCCTAGTACATTGCCATCCATGTCTACGAAATTGCCAGAAGCTATCTTTTTTCCTGTGTATCTTTCTATAAATGACGCGTAGTCACCATCTGGAATAAAGCAAATATCTTGAGACTCCTTGCGTTTTGCGCTTATGAATCCATGAGCTTCAGCAATTGTTCTAGTTTCTGATTTATGCATTGAACCGAGAGGGAACATAGTGTGTGATAACTGCTCCTGACTTAAAGAATAGAGCACATAACTCTGATCTTTAGACAAATCGACAGCTTTCTTAAGCTTGTATCTTCCATCTTCTCCATGCTCTACAATGACGTAATGGCCGGTGGCTATGTAATCCTGACCTAATTCCTTACCAGCTCTAAAGAGCTCATCAAACTTTAGAGTCCTATTGCAATCTACACATGGATTCGGTGTTATGCCGTGCTCATAAGCGCTTATAAATTTACTTATAACCTTTTCCTCGAACTCTGGTCTAAAATCGCAGACCTCAAAAGGAATACCTAGGCTATTAGCGACACTCTTTGCATCATTTATATTTTCAAGGCTGCAGCATGTTTTAGCATCGCTGCCGATTGTATCATTATCATACAGCCTCATCGTTACCCCTGTTGCATCATGACCAGCTTCCTTTACAAGAAGAGCTGCCACACTGCTATCTACTCCGCCGCTCATGGCGACGAGAACTTTCTTTTTCATTTCTAGTCTCCTATTTCCATTGGATAACTGATTATAGCATAACTATTGCTTTTCGTAGTATTAGATATAGTACATGAATTTAATCAAAGACATGTTGACACCTTAAAAGCAGGAGAGTATATTATAAATGAACATATGAACAAGTGCTCATATGAACGCATATGATTGTGTTTTCTAAAGTAGGAGATTATATGGAAAAAGATTTAGCACCTCACTGCGAGGTTAACGAAGTGCATGGAAGCACTGTAGAAAGAGTTGTCGGAGCGATGCCTGAAGAGGAAGAGATTTTTGATCTATCCGAGCTATTCAAGGTGTTTGGTGACTCTACCAGGATGAAGATATTATTTGCACTATTCGAAGAGAAGATGTGTGTATGCGACTTGGCGGAAGCATTGGGCATGACACAGTCGGCTATTTCTCACCAGCTTAAGATCCTTAAACAAGCTAAACTAGTTAAGTTTTCAAGGGCAGGTAAACAAATCATATATGAGCTTTCAGATGAGCATGTGAGAATTATTATCGCTGTCGGTAAGGAACATATCGAAGAGAGATAATCTAGGAGAGAGACATTATGCTCTTAATGTAATTTAATAAGAGCACAAGATTTTAAGATTTAAGAAACGCATTAGGCAGAAAAGGAGTAAGAGATGAAAAAGAAATTCAAGTGTGAGATTGATTGTGCAAACTGTGCTGCAAAGATAGAGGATGCGATAAATAAGCTAGACGGAGTGGAGGAAGCAAGGGTTAATTTTATGGCTCAGAAATTCACTCTTGTTGCTGATGACGATCGATTCGATGAAATCCTTGAAACAGCTATTATGACAGGTAAGAAGATTGAGCCTGATTTTACTGTAGAGATAAAGTAGTATTTAGATTATATAACTTTTTTAGCATAGCGTATTTATAGATTAGGGGCTTTACTTATGAATAAAAAGCAAAGAAATAGAAGAAATAGGATAGCGATATCACTCGTGTGCTTTCTAGTACTGATGATACTTGAGCTTACAGGTGTGCTAGATGGAGTTCACGGATTCGTCCTGTTTGTAATTTACTTTATACCTTATATTATAGTCGGTAATGATGTAATCATAAAAGCGGCCAAGAATATTAGGAATGGTCAAGTTTTTGATGAGAATTTCCTTATGATGATTGCGACGTTTGCGGCGTTTGGACTAGGTCTATTTGGGGATACCCAGTATTCTGAAGCGCTCGCTGTCATGCTTTTCTATCAGATAGGTGAAGCGTTCCAGGATTATGCCGTCGGACAGTCGAGGGCTTCAATTACTGAGATGATGGCGATTGCCCCCGAATCAGCATTTGTGCTTAATGGAGATGAGACTGAAGAGGTGGATCCTGAGGATGTCGAAATTGGTAGTGTAGTCGTGGTTAGACCTGGCGATAAGGTTCCACTTGATGGAGTAGTAATCGAAGGAGAGTCTTTTATCGATACGTCAGCTCTGACAGGGGAATCTGTTCCTAGGAGAGTTTCTGAGGGCGACGATATCATATCGGGATGTGTGAATGGCGAAGGTATGCTCAAGGTTAAAGTTACCAAAGAGTATGATGATTCGACAGTTGCAAAGATTTTAGAACTGGTTGAAAATGCTAGTGCTAGGAAGGCTGTCCTCGAGAACTTCGTTACGAGATTTGCGCGTGTCTATACACCTATAGTTACTATCGGCGCTGCACTTTTGGCTGTAGCTATGCCTCTTGTGTTCGGCTTATCATGGTCAGACGGTATAGAAAGAGCCTGCAACTTTCTGATTGTATCTTGCCCGTGCGCACTCGTTATTTCAGTTCCGCTAGGGTTCTTTGGAGGCATTGGTGCGGCGTCCAAGGTCGGAGTTCTTGTAAAAGGGAGCAACTTCCTAGAAGCAGCAGCGAGCCTAGATACAATGGTCTTTGACAAGACGGGAACGCTAACAAAGGGAGAATTTAAAGTATCAAAACTTGTACCAGCAGAGGGTGTATCTGAAGATGAGCTAATAGAACTCGCTGCGTATGGTGAGGCATTTGCAACACATCCAATAGGAAAGTCAATACTAGAAGCTGCAAAGGATAAGGAGATTGATAAGAGTAGGCTTGAAGATGTGGTCAATCTAACAGGAAAAGGCACTTCAGCTATGTTAGATGGAAAATCTCTTCTTGTAGGTAGCCGTAAACTCCTCGATGAAAATAAAATAGAAGATGTGAGTGGAGTATATGGCTCCGAGATGGGAACTATCACATTTGTATCGTATGACGAGAAGTATAAAGGATATATAGTGGTGTCTGATACCATTAAGGATGAAGCGAGAGAAAGCATCGCTGAACTTAAGCGTGAGGGTGTCAAGAAGGCGGTTATGCTCACGGGCGATAGGAAAGCGACTGCAGAGACTGTAGCTGGAGAGCTCGGACTCGATGTAGTTAGGTATGAGCTACTTCCAGCTGACAAGATTGAGGAGGTTGAGGAGCTCATAGAAGGAAATCGTAATACTTGGTCAAAGCTTGGCTATGTAGGAGATGGAATAAATGATGCTCCGGTGCTCATGAGAGCTGATGTCGGATTCGCCATGGGATCTCTAGGTTCTGATGCGGCAATAGAGGCTGCAGATATCGTTCTGATGGATGATGATTTGAGAAAGTTACCATTAATTATAAAAATAGCTAAGCGAACGATGAGGATTGTAAAATCCAATATTGCATTTGCTATAGGAGTAAAGCTTCTAATTCTCGTATTGTCTGCACTTGGTCTCGTCTCGATGTGGTATGCGGTATTTGGTGATGTAGGAGTTAGCATTATATGCATAATAAATTCGATGCGCGTGCTTAAATTTAAACAGTAGTTCTTCTTAACCGTGTACGTTTGACTTAGTAAGCAACTTGTCATAAAATTAAATTGGTTTTCAATTCTA
Coding sequences within it:
- the mnmA gene encoding tRNA 2-thiouridine(34) synthase MnmA; translation: MKKKVLVAMSGGVDSSVAALLVKEAGHDATGVTMRLYDNDTIGSDAKTCCSLENINDAKSVANSLGIPFEVCDFRPEFEEKVISKFISAYEHGITPNPCVDCNRTLKFDELFRAGKELGQDYIATGHYVIVEHGEDGRYKLKKAVDLSKDQSYVLYSLSQEQLSHTMFPLGSMHKSETRTIAEAHGFISAKRKESQDICFIPDGDYASFIERYTGKKIASGNFVDMDGNVLGIHRGIIHYTVGQRKGLGLALKHPMYVQYIDVDNNEVVLGSNEDLFKRELTAHNFNWVSIACPDAPFRAKARIRYKHKEAPATITPLSETEVKIVFDEPQRAITKGQSVVVYDGDYVVGGGKIV
- a CDS encoding heavy metal translocating P-type ATPase, translated to MNKKQRNRRNRIAISLVCFLVLMILELTGVLDGVHGFVLFVIYFIPYIIVGNDVIIKAAKNIRNGQVFDENFLMMIATFAAFGLGLFGDTQYSEALAVMLFYQIGEAFQDYAVGQSRASITEMMAIAPESAFVLNGDETEEVDPEDVEIGSVVVVRPGDKVPLDGVVIEGESFIDTSALTGESVPRRVSEGDDIISGCVNGEGMLKVKVTKEYDDSTVAKILELVENASARKAVLENFVTRFARVYTPIVTIGAALLAVAMPLVFGLSWSDGIERACNFLIVSCPCALVISVPLGFFGGIGAASKVGVLVKGSNFLEAAASLDTMVFDKTGTLTKGEFKVSKLVPAEGVSEDELIELAAYGEAFATHPIGKSILEAAKDKEIDKSRLEDVVNLTGKGTSAMLDGKSLLVGSRKLLDENKIEDVSGVYGSEMGTITFVSYDEKYKGYIVVSDTIKDEARESIAELKREGVKKAVMLTGDRKATAETVAGELGLDVVRYELLPADKIEEVEELIEGNRNTWSKLGYVGDGINDAPVLMRADVGFAMGSLGSDAAIEAADIVLMDDDLRKLPLIIKIAKRTMRIVKSNIAFAIGVKLLILVLSALGLVSMWYAVFGDVGVSIICIINSMRVLKFKQ
- a CDS encoding cation transporter; this translates as MKKKFKCEIDCANCAAKIEDAINKLDGVEEARVNFMAQKFTLVADDDRFDEILETAIMTGKKIEPDFTVEIK
- a CDS encoding HD domain-containing protein, which codes for MYIDKEKQQELFAKYNTPKHVQRHCDEVARVAVVIAERLKDKGIQINVDELRGAALVHDVLRTEKDHDKLGAEVLMNMNLPHEAELVRRHMTYHPFNHADRFKEIDILCLADRLVKEDCYVGLDERMQYLIDKPGKTPARTERILKAKAHTQGIIDELEEVLGITLDELCHKDVK
- a CDS encoding InlB B-repeat-containing protein, with protein sequence MNKKRCRSILLSLALMCSMIITVMPLSAFAESTTTTQIAPASRTYKVRHIRQGLNGSYSDESMAEYERLTGNVGERTNASANRSYSGFQALVPEQVKIAPSGDITVSVYYARRSYTTYFKTGDTSKDFYKTYVYGAVQTAPPSPVIPGKNFVRWTYKDDNGVWKTWTPSTQPAKDVTVYAEYDVPAQAEYVINYWYQNNTDEVNTPDDQKTYTLFDHETKTQNVNTPVVYNGETRENTYVKYNQAKTDAENAGKVVGADGKTVVNVYYDRPVMTFTKVYYNLTTGAEEKREDFKGIYGHSTNGIFSLEPELRWTTRDDPDSYTTEKSSFSVAPNFMTGPYNAEFHARRTAVVVQKAIYVIIHNQNVDGTWTKDMSSTKSQKNTERYSNFYTYFTSGLAYKYIFYYWTNGENDFTTDVSAANPALNPYTSNSRIYILRNNQLVNDYDGDGVEYLHAYAERVQYQLRFINADNASVTMYSGAPLSSLAKSSLDNPIRPASVPAHYVFAGWYTDASFKDSTKLTDDAKIGTQDYFLYAKWEEPHVKVTVVSNGAVSELPSTIDIPKMGSVYRDLPMIPSKNGYWFDGWYKDAAFTVPFDVNEAIASDTIIYAKWSSRKPANWEVRYVDAMGRTLARSIRGTDNLYDVLYKEALNIPGYAVDFSSKNITLSNDDSENVIEFVYTAKPRTVHRVNRVSDAPKTGDDNSIGLSMVLLASSVMGLIFALYRRKRSAQ
- a CDS encoding ArsR/SmtB family transcription factor, which encodes MEKDLAPHCEVNEVHGSTVERVVGAMPEEEEIFDLSELFKVFGDSTRMKILFALFEEKMCVCDLAEALGMTQSAISHQLKILKQAKLVKFSRAGKQIIYELSDEHVRIIIAVGKEHIEER